A window of the Vigna radiata var. radiata cultivar VC1973A unplaced genomic scaffold, Vradiata_ver6 scaffold_2359, whole genome shotgun sequence genome harbors these coding sequences:
- the LOC106779051 gene encoding uncharacterized protein LOC106779051 — translation MFLQIDLHEDDRFFQSILWRESVNDPLLVYLLNTVTFGLAPSPFLAIRTLRKHAQDHGEKYPEAAKILLNSTFVDDILGGAETEEDAREIILALIALLALGDFHPRKWTSSHPSILEGFHASELEIPCLDDPNNPRFSILGMLWLAVKDAFTFNTEFSAPAKTKRGILSAIATLFDPLGLIAPVVLKCKAFMQELWRSHYDWDETLPSEIVEKWSRFQRSMPALKELIIPRLLHRKGSSHFQIHGFCDSSEIGYSAALYLRSALENETAHVSIIIAKTRVAPLKKVKLPRLELCAATLLAELLNAYLPQLETYYKIEKVFCWSDSTTVLSWIRLPTYRLQTFVANRVTIIQSLRSDVVWRHVRSEDNCADPASRGLTPDELLN, via the coding sequence TCAGTCCATTCTTTGGCGTGAATCTGTAAATGACCCGCTTTTAGTGTATCTATTGAATACCGTCACCTTCGGTCTCGCCCCATCGCCCTTCCTCGCTATCAGAACCTTACGAAAACACGCGCAAGATCACGGTGAAAAGTACCCTGAAGCtgctaaaatattattgaacaGCACATTTGTTGATGACATTTTAGGAGGAGCCGAAACAGAAGAAGACGCTCGTGAAATTATACTCGCTCTCATAGCGCTTCTCGCGCTCGGCGATTTCCACCCTCGGAAGTGGACTTCAAGCCACCCTAGTATTTTAGAAGGTTTTCACGCAAGCGAGTTAGAAATCCCATGTTTGGACGACCCAAATAACCCCCGCTTCTCAATTTTAGGAATGCTCTGGTTGGCAGTAAAAGACGCTTTCACCTTCAACACCGAATTTTCTGCGCCTGCAAAAACCAAACGCGGCATTTTATCCGCTATCGCTACGCTATTCGACCCTTTGGGCCTTATAGCCCCCGTAGTCTTAAAATGCAAGGCATTCATGCAGGAATTATGGCGCTCTCATTACGATTGGGATGAAACTCTGCCATCTGAAATTGTAGAAAAGTGGTCGAGATTCCAAAGGTCGATGCCCGCGCTTAAAGAACTTATAATTCCGCGCTTATTACACCGCAAAGGCTCTtctcactttcaaattcatggGTTCTGTGATAGCTCAGAAATTGGTTACTCAGCTGCACTGTACCTCCGCTCCGCTCTTGAAAATGAAACCGCGCATGTATCGATTATTATCGCTAAAACTCGAGTTGCACCCCTCAAAAAGGTCAAGTTACCTCGATTGGAGCTTTGCGCCGCGACTTTATTAGCCGAGTTACTCAACGCATATTTACCGCAGTTAGAAACTTATTATAAGATAGAAAAGGTTTTTTGCTGGTCAGACTCAACTACTGTATTATCCTGGATCCGCCTTCCAACATATCGCTTGCAAACTTTCGTTGCCAATCGTGTTACCATAATACAATCGCTCCGTTCCGATGTTGTTTGGAGACACGTTCGCTCAGAGGACAATTGTGCCGACCCAGCGTCCAGAGGTTTAACCCCTGACGAACTGCTCAATT